A window of the Enterobacteriaceae bacterium 4M9 genome harbors these coding sequences:
- a CDS encoding exoribonuclease II, producing MFQDNPLLAQLKQQLHSQTPRAEGVVKGTEKGFGFLEVDANKSYFIPPPQMKKVMHGDRVSAVIHTDKDRETAEPEELIEPFLTRFVGRVQKKDDRFSIVPDHPLLRDAIPCRPERGLKHEFQEGDWAVAEMRRHPLKGDRGFYAELTHFITFGDDHFAPWWVTLARHNLEREAPDGVATDMLDEGLTREDLTALSFVTIDSASTEDMDDALYVEQDADGKLHLTVAIADPTAWIAPGSKLDKAAQVRAFTNYLPGFNIPMLPRELSDDLCSLRPDEVRPVLACRMTILEDGAIDSDIRFFTATIQSKAKLAYDDVSNWLEKQGNWQPENDTIAQQIALLQQVCQRRSSWRHEHALVFKDRPDYRFVLGEKGEVLDIVAEPRRIANRIVEESMIAANVCAAIVLRERLGFGIYNVHTGFDPANTEQLAAMLKTHGLHVDAQEVLTLDGFCKLRRELDAQPTGFLDSRIRRYQSFAEISTEPGPHFGLGLEAYATWTSPIRKFGDMVNHRLLKAIIKGESAQRPPEDTTVQMSERRRLNRMAERDVGDWLYARFLEKHAATDTRFPAEIIDVSRGGMRVRLVDNGAVAFIPAPFVHAVRDEMVCSQENGTVQIKGETVYKVTDVIDVTIAEVRMETRSIIARPAA from the coding sequence ATGTTTCAGGATAACCCGCTGCTTGCTCAGCTAAAACAGCAACTCCACTCCCAAACGCCTCGCGCCGAAGGTGTGGTGAAAGGCACAGAAAAAGGATTTGGCTTCCTCGAAGTGGATGCCAACAAAAGCTACTTTATTCCGCCTCCGCAGATGAAGAAAGTCATGCACGGCGATCGCGTCAGCGCGGTGATTCATACCGATAAAGACCGTGAAACGGCTGAGCCGGAAGAGCTTATCGAACCGTTTCTGACCCGCTTTGTCGGCCGCGTGCAGAAGAAAGACGATCGCTTTAGCATCGTGCCGGATCATCCGCTGTTACGTGATGCCATCCCCTGCCGTCCTGAACGCGGGCTGAAACACGAATTTCAGGAAGGCGACTGGGCTGTTGCAGAAATGCGTCGCCATCCGCTGAAAGGCGACAGAGGTTTCTACGCTGAACTCACCCATTTTATTACCTTCGGCGATGACCATTTCGCGCCGTGGTGGGTAACACTGGCGCGCCATAACCTTGAACGTGAAGCGCCAGATGGCGTTGCAACCGACATGCTTGATGAAGGCCTGACGCGTGAAGACCTGACCGCGCTAAGCTTTGTCACAATCGACAGCGCCAGCACCGAAGACATGGACGATGCGCTGTATGTTGAGCAGGACGCCGATGGTAAGCTGCACCTTACCGTTGCCATCGCCGACCCAACGGCGTGGATTGCACCTGGTAGCAAGCTGGATAAAGCCGCTCAGGTCCGTGCGTTCACGAACTATCTGCCGGGCTTTAATATCCCTATGCTGCCACGCGAGCTGTCTGACGACCTGTGCTCGCTGCGCCCTGATGAAGTGCGCCCGGTGCTTGCCTGTCGCATGACCATTCTCGAAGACGGCGCTATCGACAGTGATATCCGCTTCTTTACGGCAACCATTCAATCTAAAGCCAAACTGGCTTACGACGATGTCTCTAACTGGCTCGAAAAACAGGGTAACTGGCAGCCGGAAAACGACACCATTGCACAGCAGATCGCGCTGTTGCAACAGGTGTGTCAGCGACGCAGCAGCTGGCGTCACGAGCACGCGCTGGTGTTTAAAGACCGCCCGGACTACCGCTTTGTGCTGGGTGAGAAAGGTGAAGTGCTGGACATTGTGGCCGAACCGCGTCGTATCGCTAACCGTATCGTTGAAGAGTCCATGATTGCAGCCAACGTCTGCGCGGCGATTGTGCTGCGTGAACGCCTTGGCTTTGGTATCTATAACGTGCATACCGGTTTTGACCCGGCCAACACCGAGCAGCTTGCTGCCATGCTGAAAACCCACGGTTTGCATGTCGATGCGCAAGAAGTGCTGACACTGGACGGCTTTTGCAAGCTGCGCCGTGAGCTCGACGCCCAGCCTACGGGATTCCTGGACAGCCGCATTCGCCGCTACCAGTCGTTTGCGGAAATCAGCACCGAGCCAGGTCCACACTTCGGTCTTGGTCTGGAGGCTTACGCGACCTGGACCTCACCGATTCGTAAGTTTGGCGACATGGTGAACCACCGTTTGCTGAAAGCCATTATCAAAGGTGAGTCCGCGCAACGCCCGCCGGAAGACACCACGGTACAGATGAGCGAGCGCCGCCGCCTGAACCGCATGGCCGAACGTGACGTGGGTGACTGGCTCTATGCACGCTTTCTTGAGAAGCATGCCGCAACCGACACCCGTTTCCCGGCAGAGATCATTGATGTGAGCCGTGGCGGTATGCGTGTGCGTCTGGTGGATAACGGCGCTGTTGCCTTTATCCCGGCTCCGTTCGTACACGCTGTACGCGATGAAATGGTATGCAGCCAGGAAAACGGTACCGTGCAGATTAAAGGTGAAACGGTTTATAAAGTGACAGATGTGATTGATGTGACCATCGCCGAAGTGCGCATGGAAACACGTAGTATTATCGCTCGTCCCGCAGCCTGA
- a CDS encoding CMD domain-containing protein codes for MEQRRATGKDHWYHETQSSLSAPEVVALAHVDDPFCLDLTLPNTLKPAPAWLIHARVIANSLLPDTVETSRFHTLSSYDRLSTALTVAQVYGVQRLCSHYAARLAPQPSPDSSRESNHRLTQITQYARLLASQPTLITARARQQLEDVGLSSADIITFHHIIGFIGFQARAIAALQALSNITVRWLTGLDSQQEADAAAFLTPTREWRAGIAVKNTLATPQVTSSLKPLAGVLAWDESTLQHLNTLIDALVPANTELATLCELSSARLNGCVARFDAASARWPGAQTLPEAIRSGEHTLQAWSDDARTLSYLQVLRQLTLSPASFSSTALAPLREWMTSDQDIWQLLGWCGLCGWLDRLYAGLGESD; via the coding sequence ATGGAACAACGCCGCGCTACCGGCAAAGACCACTGGTATCATGAAACGCAATCCAGTCTATCGGCACCGGAGGTAGTGGCGTTAGCGCATGTAGACGACCCGTTCTGTCTCGACCTCACTCTCCCCAACACACTCAAACCTGCGCCTGCCTGGCTCATCCACGCACGCGTGATTGCCAACAGCCTGTTGCCTGATACCGTGGAAACAAGTCGGTTTCATACGCTCAGTAGCTATGACCGACTGAGCACAGCACTCACTGTCGCGCAGGTTTATGGCGTGCAACGCCTGTGCAGCCACTACGCTGCGCGACTGGCGCCTCAGCCCAGTCCGGACTCCTCACGCGAGAGTAACCACCGTCTGACGCAAATCACTCAGTACGCGCGCCTGCTTGCAAGCCAGCCAACGTTAATTACTGCACGCGCCAGGCAGCAGCTTGAAGACGTAGGATTAAGCAGCGCAGATATCATTACCTTTCATCACATCATAGGTTTTATTGGTTTCCAGGCACGCGCTATTGCCGCCTTGCAGGCGCTCAGCAATATTACCGTGCGCTGGCTGACGGGGCTCGATAGCCAGCAGGAGGCCGATGCTGCCGCTTTTCTGACGCCAACACGCGAATGGCGTGCGGGCATTGCCGTTAAAAATACGCTTGCCACCCCGCAGGTGACGTCCAGCCTCAAACCTCTGGCTGGTGTGCTGGCCTGGGATGAGAGCACGTTACAGCATCTTAATACGCTGATTGACGCACTCGTGCCTGCGAATACAGAGCTAGCCACGCTATGCGAACTGAGTAGCGCACGCCTGAACGGCTGCGTTGCCCGATTCGACGCAGCCAGCGCACGCTGGCCGGGCGCGCAAACGCTGCCAGAGGCAATACGCAGTGGCGAGCACACCTTACAGGCATGGAGTGACGATGCACGCACGCTCTCTTATCTTCAGGTGCTACGGCAACTGACGTTGTCCCCGGCCAGTTTTTCCAGCACTGCACTGGCCCCGCTGCGTGAATGGATGACGAGCGATCAGGATATCTGGCAATTACTGGGCTGGTGCGGCCTGTGTGGCTGGCTGGACAGGCTCTACGCAGGCCTGGGCGAGTCTGATTAA
- the osmB gene encoding osmotically-inducible lipoprotein OsmB, which translates to MSINSKKIAAAVLAVTLAMSLSACSNWSKRDRNTAIGAGAGAIGGSILTDGSTLGTLGGAAVGGIIGHQVK; encoded by the coding sequence ATGTCGATAAATAGCAAAAAAATCGCTGCTGCTGTACTGGCTGTTACCCTTGCAATGTCTCTGAGTGCCTGTAGTAACTGGTCCAAACGCGACCGTAACACGGCAATCGGCGCTGGTGCAGGTGCAATCGGTGGCTCTATTCTGACCGATGGCAGCACCCTAGGTACGCTGGGTGGCGCGGCTGTAGGTGGGATTATCGGCCATCAGGTAAAATAA
- a CDS encoding DeoR/GlpR transcriptional regulator — protein sequence MNSRQQIILQMVVDRGRMSVADLAKMTGVSAVTIRQDLNLLENGNYLRRAHGYALPLESDDVETRMMNNFPLKRQLAEHAAALVSAGETVFIENGSSNALLARELGSKPQVTIITVSSYIAHLLKDSACEVILLGGIYQKKSESMVGPLTRQYVSQVHFSKAFIGIDGWLPETGFTGRDMMRSDVVNAVLEKGSETIVLTDSSKFGVMHPYTLGPQQQFSRIITDDGLASSSRELLEQTGIKVDIIPRFPLS from the coding sequence ATGAACTCCAGACAACAGATTATTCTACAGATGGTGGTCGATCGCGGACGGATGAGCGTTGCAGATCTCGCGAAAATGACCGGTGTTTCTGCTGTAACTATCCGCCAGGATCTCAACCTGCTTGAGAACGGCAACTATTTGCGACGCGCCCACGGCTACGCCCTGCCGCTGGAAAGCGACGACGTAGAAACCCGAATGATGAATAATTTCCCGCTTAAGCGGCAACTGGCAGAACATGCGGCCGCACTGGTCAGCGCCGGGGAAACGGTATTTATCGAAAACGGCAGCAGCAACGCACTGCTGGCCCGGGAACTGGGAAGCAAACCGCAGGTCACCATCATCACTGTCAGCAGCTATATCGCGCATTTGCTCAAAGACAGCGCGTGCGAAGTAATTCTGCTGGGTGGCATTTATCAGAAAAAAAGTGAAAGTATGGTGGGCCCACTGACGCGCCAGTATGTGTCACAGGTGCACTTCAGCAAGGCGTTCATTGGTATTGACGGCTGGCTGCCGGAAACTGGCTTCACTGGACGCGATATGATGCGCTCAGACGTGGTGAATGCCGTGCTGGAAAAAGGCAGCGAGACCATTGTGCTGACGGACAGCAGCAAATTCGGCGTAATGCACCCTTACACGCTCGGCCCACAGCAACAGTTCAGCCGCATCATCACCGACGATGGTCTGGCATCATCAAGCCGTGAGCTTCTTGAGCAGACGGGCATAAAGGTTGATATCATCCCGCGCTTCCCACTCAGCTAA